The genomic region AGTACTTAAAACATCGTTATTTTCATATTGCAATTTCAATTAATCCCTTGAGCATATTGAATTCAGTGTCTATGTTTTGATCCATTTGATAACTGATGTTTTTCATAAATCCAATGACAAGAAGGCCGTCCAAGGTTTGAACGGAGAGCTAACCCCCAGTATCTGGTGCGGTCTTTCCATGAGAACCAGCTATAACACAGCATacctgaaaattttcaaaacatgCAAAAACAGTGGAAATAATGGGTGAATAGAAAATGACAGAAAAAAGTTTGTCACAAGTTCAGCATCTTTATTTTAAACTAAGAATAATTCTTCAGAGATTGTGATGGTATCATTTAACAGCATTCGATAAAATTTTAGAGCTTGTATCTGAGATAACAGCGTATGCCTTAACGAGCTCCTCTTTCACCATGAAAAGTAGCGACGCAGCAAAAACACTTTGTACTATTTTTGTGCTCATCCCTTTGTAAAAGCTGCGTAATCCTTCGTAACGGATCATTTTAACAATGGCATCAAATGTACCTGTGCAACCAGAAACCTGATCAACGTCGGAGACACCATAGGTGACAACTAGTACTTATTGCATTACCTATATTAAATCATCAGCATATGCACATGTGCACAGATATCCAGATTATAAAAACATAGAGAACGGAATTCTACACTTTGTCCGTTCATCACATGCTTTATTTTTTATGCGAAGCAGTttcaagctttcaaattcacaaTATATTTTTGACAGCATCATTCAGAGATACCAGGACGGCGCATTTGTTCATTACTTGAGGGTGCAAATACATTTGTGAAGTGTAGGTGAGTGCGATTTTtgaacttatattttatatgtattgGACTTAAATTATGTTAGTTTTCGAGCGGAACTATGTATTAGGTAGTTGTTTTGTCATATGCTGGAATTGAGGTAACATGCATTTATATAGGTTGAAAAGGTGTGTAGAGCAACTTAAAGATGGAAAGGAGAGCAAGTGAGCAATAAAAGAAGAAGGGAAAAGGCAGGAAAAAAGTTCGGATGAAGCAGGCGGCGCCTCAGCGCCCATGCTTCTTCCATGCAATGTTGAAATCACGCAACAGTAGGAATGGGAATAAAAATTGGTGAAAACATCTGTAAAATTGTCTTTAGTGTTAAATGGTAAACCTCTACCAGGAACAAGGAAGGGGGTTAATGGTTGGACTTTGGACATGCTGCCTGTTTTCATCACCAACTCTTAAAATTAGAAGAAAGGTACAAATTGATTTTCAGAGAAATGATCGTATTTAGCACTAGTTATAACACCAGgcaaaaaaacttgaaataaataTCGCGGTCCCAGTAATTATGTAAATGGTAAACTAAACCAAAATATATTACTGCTAACAAATCCATACGAACCTGAATATCGTAATGAAACATTGCCACCAATTTCCTGCTTCGCTTGAAGTCTTGACTGCAAAATAGTGAACTAGACATTGACAAAGAGAAAATACTCAtggagaaaaataataataattagccAGCAAGAGACAATATCTTAAACTACCAAAAATATACCTACTTGGAATATACATCTAGTTTGCAAAATATATTGTTCCGATCTAGAACACCTTGACATGAATTCTCTTATAagttaaaatttcaatttgattTAAGTAAAGCAGTCTGCAAAAAAGGAttgttttttcaattatttacatATCAAGAAATTTCAAGAAAGCCCAAAGAATAAATCACACATTTCTCCAAGTCTCCATTTTCCGTATGGTATCAGAGATGGGATTGACTTCCAGAATGATCCAATGTATCCTCTGTTAGAGTAGTTGTCcaacaagccaacttgtggcttgggttttattgactctaatgtaaaaacaatctttattttaataatattttaagtttttatccaattatagcatttactttatctgtatatacatgcaagctgcatagataaaacccttaaatatattaaaggtaccatgaggtctgtctCACAACGTAAGAtgatgaaactcattaggaagtgtaccacatattctaaacatattcctagtcgaatcagaagcctaaaataaagataaaggtcgcttgagcttaagactagcatctgtgatataAATGCCATGTTTCATTAGTAAGGGCATGTAGCTGACCATTTATACAGACAgggtgatcatttgatgatgcactgaacaaccttccCTCGAACTGTCCAAgtagttatcacttatcgagtggaatagtcagCGGTTATAGTTGTGcaccattagtcatttgaccTCGGACAACGTAGAGGCTCTACGTACTAggatgcactttgatccgtttaccgacttcATTGGGGATCATCAGGTGGCAaagttgggtgtagtttcaaaatatGCAGGACTAAAtatattgtagtcggggattcaccgtttgcaTACGGATGAAGATATCGTATGTGAACtcatgagttaatagtgcaagaaatctctggccagagtacaacatgtgcattttggaaaggTGTTTCCTTAGTTAAACAtatcatgtcactattattattcaaatatacatcacatcgttatcaaattcatatgcaactctcgatataccaatggttacTGATGTGATCAgtatatatgagttgaaggaaACGTACTATACGTTAACCATAAAGTAAGATTCTTGCAAGCATTATCAACGATACCTAGAGGATCATGGGGCAATGCTATTAGTAGCTCTTACCTTGATCTGATggatgcaatcagaaatgaattTGACATTTTTCATCAAGGTGTTAATGAAAATAATTAGAGTAAGcccaaataagaataaatgttattctgaatcacaagaaGTTGTAAACCCATGGATAGTTGTATCCTTGAACTCTTAAGGATCACACAAGTATCGAACTCCGTGTTCCCGTTGACATAGtcaagttcaaggagttgaatttgacaaCTGTAGTTTGATGTAGATCAAacataatgattttaaatgagtttataagttaATTCCATATGAAGGAAGAAATGGAAATTTGTCCATCTACTAATTGATTAAGGAGAATAGAATTGCCTGTTTTGGTGaaagagttcacaaaactgacagCCAGTTgcattttgatcttcgaaattttcattctatgaacaagatttgtacatTGTATATGTGCATCATAAATGTATTAGTATATATATGTGGATATATACTTTATACAGAGATATAAAGATGtgcatataaatatatcatgcattatcaaaagttgattaaTAATGATACAATTACAtgagaatttaattaatgaaaattaaaagttcTAAAGACACTAAGATTGAGAATCCTAGTAACATAGGACATGCATATATGTATTAGTATATATCTGTATATATACTTTAAACGGAAATATAAAAATGtgcatataaatatatcatgcaACTTtcaatacatgatataattacatgagaatttaattaatgaaaattaaaagtgCTAAAGACACTATGATTAAGAATCCTAGTAACATAAGACCTGTGTAGTTTAATAAATAtgttatcaaaagttgataaattctACACATAACACGATACACAACACAAGAAAATTCTCCTCTCCTCCCTCAACTTTCGGCCATctcaaaagagaaaaaaaatattttcggcCAAGAGTTTCCGCCGCCGCGTTGACGCCGCATTGCCTCCAGAGTTTTGAAATTCGGGCGTCCTAGCCTCAACGTACAAATTGTTTGAGATCTCTAGTGCGatctaaacaagaaacaaaatttCCGATCGTGAACTTATTTTGACGTTCAAAGGAGGGAGATCCGTCCGAAAATATATATGAAGGACTATTTCCACTTAAAATCTGGAATAGTTTGGAATCAATGTTTAATACGCAATGGTAACAATTCTAAACATCCTATGGATATTTATATTCATACAACGCCTAATGAGCGTTTTGAACATCGaaacaaaactttaaaacttccgctgcgcaTTGAGTGCGTGAAAACAATACTCCAACATCCTCCTCGTACACTTTCTTTTTCCTTAGTTAGGCATGTTTCAAATTTCGATTGTGCCACCATAACTTCatcaaacaataaaaataatacatcgAGAACATATTATCAATACAAATCCTTGAGTTTTCTCATGGGAATCAGAGTCAAGAGTTTGTGGGAATATGGAAATGAAGTGTCAAATCTAGCACCATTTGGTAGTGGAAGAATGATGAGTAAACAAGACAAACAACATCTAGTATCACTCCATATTTGTAGAGTGACAAACAAATAAGGCAAGCAGTATATATCATAGCTATTGCAAAACAGCGACTCCCATAGAAAATGAAGCATATAACATTAATCAGCAGAGGAAACGCCACGTAGGAGTATGAGTGGATAATTCCATGTTGACAGAATGATtacatctactaaaaatatCTTTTGGATTTGTGTTTGTTTTTCCTAGTCTGAGGCATGCTTCAACTTGATTTTTAGGTAAACATATTAGGTTAATTGTGGTGTATTTTTTTGCAGTTAATTTCCTTTTCTACTTTTAACGATAAATTTCATCATCCATATGCCATACTTTGCAATAAACTATTATACTTAACAAAAGTATCAGTATCGTGTCAAAGAAAAATATGTGATTTTACCTTAACAACCAGAAGAGGGTATGTCGAAACAGTTGCCCCAAGTTTAGCCAAGGCCCCTACTAAGAAAATCTGTTTACATAAAGGAGACAGAAGCTAAAATTTTGCAAGGAAACCCACATGGAACCGCATGATTTGTTTTAGTGACACAGACTTGTTTGTGTAGAAACGTACAAGCCACTCTAATCACCGCAAAACTTGTTAGTCTTGTGGATGTTTTTGTTTCAAATTTCCTTTGAAGTAAACCAAATTTTGAATCCTGATTGAGTGAAAGATTCCTATTTTGCAAAATAATTGTTTTGGACATCAATATTCAAACAGGAAGTATCCAACCATCAATGTAACTTTGTTACAGAAGAATCAAATCACGTGTATGCAAGATTCTTAAATACCATCCGATGTTCTTTAAATttgtttcaaatttcaaattgaCTTTCCAAGGAAATGTAGAATTTTGACAAACAAAATGTAGGTGACAAACCATATTTGACCTCAGTTTTATGGACCTCAAGATTCTAGAAAGATAATGGGAAAAAAATTGCCTTTAGAAATATTTTGCTtggatattattaaaaaaatgtatagaGGTTGACCAAACTAATTCTAATAAACAGAAAGCCATCAAATTAATGATACCTCCAAAGCAGTTATGTTCTTTAAACCTTGTTTTTTAGAAGCTCGCTTAGTCCTCAAATGCTTCAGCAAACTCTCATATATCATAAACTGAATTGATGGATTGCAAACCTGTCATGCCAAAAATGAAACCGGTTTAACAGGAATTTGTAGAGAATAtgaaatagttttaaaaaatttaaacacttaCCATTATCAATGTCGGAACTATGCCTTTCCAAAACCCAGCAATTCCTGATTCGTGATAAACCTCACATGCCTACTAAAGACATCCAAATATAAGTTTTGTTAACAGAGTGATTTTTCTTCTAAGCAAAGAATAAAGTAATTGTGATCTATCAAATGGGAGGggttttccaaaaataaaatgaaactgGTAAGTATCATGCTTTTCTATATCCATGATAATCAAATCCTCAGATCAACTAGCAAATTGATGCAAATAGAGCTCAACAAATTGCTCGATTAGCATGTATTTTATGACAACCGTGCACTCAAAGCAACGTGTTCAACATACACGGAATTGAAATATCCGACGGCTAGGTACGTTTCAATCCTTCAAGTTTCACATACAGCTTAGTTAGAACACAGCCACATTTATTCGGTAAAGTTGGGTTGCTGCTGCATTTATGGTTAATAAATTGAGAATCCATGGCATCAGAATGGTTTTGTACTTTGGTTCAATCAATTGAGAATCCACACCATCAGAATTGCTCAATTAGCGTGTACTTTGTGGCAACCCAAAGCAACGTGTTCAACATTTATGGAATTGAAATCTCAGATGGCTGGGTATATTTCAATTCAGTCGCCTTACTTCTCCGTTAATTCAATATTTGTCTGTCCTACGAAATCAACTTCAACTTTCACATACAGCTTAGTAAGAACAGAGACATTTATTCGGTAAAGTTGGTATTGCTGTTGCATTTATGGTTCAACAAATTGAGAAACCACGCCATCAGAatggttttgttttcttttttccgTCAGTTGTCTCACATAGTAATTCCTAGTTAGTAACCAACAAGAAATTTAAATGATCTTCACAATTTGCCAACGGCTTTTCCCAGTAGAATTCACTCACGTGTGGACC from Primulina huaijiensis isolate GDHJ02 unplaced genomic scaffold, ASM1229523v2 scaffold11123_ERROPOS214507, whole genome shotgun sequence harbors:
- the LOC140965563 gene encoding peroxisomal nicotinamide adenine dinucleotide carrier-like isoform X3, which produces MTDHYVAIKISGVYYSFYQYFKNKAEAIAAENKRKGRGDGSPGMLSWLIVAALAGSLNVLLTNPIWVLVTRMQTHTQAEKKITEAKRVALLKEASENILIHSSLPDQLDALDSIKPRPYGTFQAACEVYHESGIAGFWKGIVPTLIMVCNPSIQFMIYESLLKHLRTKRASKKQGLKNITALEIFLVGALAKLGATVSTYPLLVVKFTILQSRLQAKQEIGGNVSLRYSGTFDAIVKMIRYEGLRSFYKGMSTKIVQSVFAASLLFMVKEELVKAYAVISDTSSKILSNAVK